Within Gemmatimonadota bacterium, the genomic segment CGATACCCCTTGCTTCAACCCCTGGTCCACTGGGAGGAGTTCAACTGCCCGTTGGCGCCTCTGGAGGACCTGGCCTGCATGAAGCTCTCGGCGCTGGCCAGTCGGGGCTCGAAGAAGGACTTCCTCGATATCTATGCTCTCGGCAAGACCCAGTTCGGTCTCGCGGAGATGCTGCAACTGTACCGCGCGAAGTACGCCACCGATGACGTCGCGCACGTCATCATGAGCCTGGCCTACTTTGACGACGCCCAGCAGGAGGAGATGCCCGAGATGATCTGGGAGGTCGGCTGGGAGCAGGTCGAGCGCACCCTCGAGGGCTGGGTAACCGATTACAC encodes:
- a CDS encoding nucleotidyl transferase AbiEii/AbiGii toxin family protein, translated to MSLLEYRYPLLQPLVHWEEFNCPLAPLEDLACMKLSALASRGSKKDFLDIYALGKTQFGLAEMLQLYRAKYATDDVAHVIMSLAYFDDAQQEEMPEMIWEVGWEQVERTLEGWVTDYTRRQIGGAE